Proteins encoded together in one Carassius auratus strain Wakin chromosome 32, ASM336829v1, whole genome shotgun sequence window:
- the LOC113051357 gene encoding CREB-regulated transcription coactivator 3-like isoform X5 translates to MYLSPPPDNSWRREQPPWTEEKRPGFRLISQLNRTNSDSALHTSAMSPNPQDPFGKNQQMGRGPPQRNASMNEAEVDSSRDVFSFPAVPNEENLLGVNKPLPKQLWEAKKVQSLSSRPKSCEVPGINIFPSPEQNAGLSHYQGTLNTGGSLPDLSNLHFPSPLPTPLDPDEAGYPNLSGGSSTGNLPAAMMHLGIGNSQGLSSSLSNPSIQASLTNSQLHSSLSNPSIHTSLRLSSLSNPPPTGMASSPRRRPAPISPLTLSPGGDQRRSLGKQLSPTMSPSLSPITQGVALDTRNLPMEPPPPYPLYQQTQQSMQQHQQQQQHQQQQHQQQQPPPQSHPSMQQSSQHPGVQQRQTGGQQQQQQQQQHQPVSPLQSVPLDFNSSAHNSMGGFFNDPFMELQFSGRQSKCSSYQQDQYNMLENVMSSVAGGFDPSSNLYYSQAALMGLGGSHGNLQDHLQMRSNTLYSNCGGGVPNIILTGWDEQTAGRYDSNPSLSKDISSMLSAVPECLDSEGVFPLEDELRIEPLSLDGLSMLSDPDMVLPDPSVEDSFRSDRL, encoded by the exons GGAGCAACCGCCATGGACTGAAGAGAAACGCCCTGGATTTAGATTAATATCACAGCTTAACAG AACAAACTCTGACTCAGCTCTGCACACCAGTGCCATGAGCCCAAACCCACAGGATCCTTTTGGCAAGAACCAGCAGATGGGAAGAGGACCTCCTCAGCGAAACG CCAGCATGAATGAAGCAGAGGTGGACAGTTCTAGAGACG TGTTCTCATTTCCTGCTGTCCCTAATGAGGAGAATCTGCTCGGAGTGAATAAGCCACTGCCAAAACAGTTATGGGAGGCCAAAAAG GTGCAGTCTCTATCCTCCCGGCCAAAGTCCTGCGAAGTGCCTGGAATTAA TATATTCCCTTCTCCAGAGCAGAATGCAGGTTTGTCTCACTACCAGGGCACTTTAAACACTGGCGGGTCTCTGCCTGACCTCAGTAACCTGCACTTCCCCTCTCCGCTGCCCACTCCTCTGGACCCCGACGAGGCTGGATATCCCAACCTGAGCGGAGGCAGCAGCACCGGCAACCTCCCCGCAGCCATGATGCATCTGGGCATCGGAAACTCACAAG GGCTGTCATCCTCTCTAAGCAACCCTTCCATCCAGGCGTCCCTCACCAACTCTCAGCTACACTCATCTCTCAGCAATCCATCGATCCACACGTCTCTGCGTCTCTCCTCGCTGTCCAACCCTCCTCCGACGGGCATGGCGAGTTCACCCAGGAGACGGCCGGCCCCCATTAGTCCCCTGACACTCTCTCCGGGGGGCGATCAGAGGCGAAGCCTGGGCAAGCAGCTTTCCCCGACAAtgtcaccctctctctctccgatcacacag GGTGTTGCCTTGGACACCAGAAACTTGCCGATGGAGCCGCCCCCTCCCTACCCCCTTTACCAGCAAACCCAGCAGTCCATgcagcagcatcagcagcagcagcagcatcagcagcagcagcatcagcagcagcagcctccTCCCCAGTCCCATCCGTCTATGCAGCAGAGCTCCCAGCATCCAGGGGTGCAGCAGCGACAAACAGGTggccaacagcagcagcagcagcagcagcagcaccagCCTGTGTCCCCGCTGCAGAGCGTCCCGCTCGACTTTAATTCCAGCGCT CACAACAGCATGGGGGGATTTTTTAATGATCCCTTTATGGAGCTGCAGTTTTCTGGACGTCAGTCCAAGTGTTCGTCCTATCAG cAGGATCAATATAATATGTTGGAGAATGTGATGAGCTCTGTGGCTGGAGGATTTGACCCTTCCTCCAACCTCTACTACTCCCAGGCTGCCCTCATGGGCTTGGGCGGCAGCCATGGAAACCTGCAAGACCACCTTCAGATGAGGTCCAATACGCTCTACTCTAATTGTGGAGGAGGAGTGCCCAACATCATCCTCACAGGTTGGGATGAGCAGACAGCAGGTCGTT ACGACTCCAATCCCAGCCTCTCTAAGGACATCAGCAGCATGTTGTCTGCGGTCCCAGAGTGTTTGGACTCGGAGGGAGTTTTTCCACTGGAGGATGAACTACGTATTGAGCCTCTCAGTCTGGATGGACTTAGCATGCTCAGTGACCCTGATATGGTCCTCCCTGACCCCTCAGTAGAGGACAGCTTTCGCAGCGACAGACTCTGA